In Fimbriiglobus ruber, a genomic segment contains:
- a CDS encoding DUF1501 domain-containing protein: MNPFTEHAQALTRRHFFASSGFSLGTAALASLDGRAAAPVPAVKGSPTGINAALSETHFPAKAKNVIYLHMVGGPAQMDLFDYKPMMRWMYDRDLPESVRKGQRLTTMTSGQARFPIAPSKYKFAQYGKGGMWLSEMLPWKAKMADDMCFIRSMNTEAINHEPAITFMQTGNQVTGRPCLGAWTSYGLGSLNQNLPTFVVMVATPSNQEQVQAISARLWQSGYLSGEHAGVSFRSAGDPILYINNPPGVSTDVRRKTLDGLKQLNEMTAQQLGDPETRTRIAQYEMAYRMQTSVPELTDLSKEDESTLKMYGDAVKKPGTFANTALMARRLVEKGVRFVQIYHNNWDHHGNLTGRMPDQCKDVDQPCYGLIQDLKRKGLLDSTLVIWGGEFGRTIYSQGGVSKTNYGRDHHPRCFTMWMAGGGSKGGTAYGETDEFSYNIVKDPVPVRDLHATVLHMLGIDHERFTFKYQGLDQKLTGVEHANVVKAVLA, encoded by the coding sequence ATGAACCCGTTCACCGAACACGCTCAGGCTCTGACCCGCCGGCACTTCTTCGCCAGTAGCGGGTTCTCCCTCGGCACGGCTGCCTTGGCGTCGCTCGACGGCCGCGCCGCCGCGCCGGTCCCGGCCGTGAAGGGCTCGCCGACCGGCATTAACGCCGCGCTGTCTGAGACGCACTTCCCGGCCAAGGCCAAGAACGTCATTTACCTGCACATGGTCGGCGGACCGGCCCAGATGGACCTGTTCGATTACAAGCCGATGATGCGGTGGATGTACGACCGCGACTTGCCGGAGTCGGTCCGCAAGGGCCAGCGGCTGACCACCATGACCAGCGGGCAGGCGCGGTTCCCGATCGCCCCGTCCAAGTACAAGTTTGCCCAGTACGGCAAGGGCGGGATGTGGCTCTCGGAAATGCTGCCGTGGAAGGCCAAGATGGCCGACGATATGTGCTTTATCCGGAGCATGAACACGGAGGCCATCAATCACGAGCCGGCTATTACGTTCATGCAGACCGGCAACCAAGTCACCGGCCGGCCCTGCCTCGGGGCCTGGACGAGCTACGGGCTGGGGTCGCTGAACCAGAACCTGCCGACGTTCGTCGTCATGGTCGCTACCCCATCGAACCAGGAACAGGTCCAGGCCATCTCGGCCCGCCTGTGGCAGTCGGGCTATCTATCCGGCGAACACGCGGGCGTGTCGTTCCGCAGCGCGGGCGACCCGATCCTGTACATCAACAACCCGCCCGGCGTGTCGACCGACGTCCGCCGCAAGACGCTCGACGGGTTGAAGCAACTCAACGAGATGACGGCCCAGCAGCTCGGCGACCCGGAAACGCGGACCCGCATCGCCCAGTACGAAATGGCGTACCGGATGCAAACGAGCGTCCCGGAACTGACCGACCTGAGCAAGGAAGACGAGTCGACGCTCAAGATGTACGGCGACGCGGTGAAGAAGCCGGGGACGTTCGCGAACACGGCTCTCATGGCCCGCCGGTTGGTCGAGAAGGGCGTCCGTTTCGTGCAGATTTACCACAACAACTGGGACCACCACGGCAACCTCACCGGGCGGATGCCGGACCAGTGCAAGGACGTGGACCAGCCGTGTTACGGCCTGATCCAGGACTTGAAGCGGAAGGGGCTGCTCGATTCGACGCTGGTGATCTGGGGCGGCGAGTTCGGCCGGACGATCTACAGCCAGGGCGGCGTGTCCAAGACCAACTACGGCCGGGACCACCACCCGCGCTGCTTCACGATGTGGATGGCCGGCGGCGGCTCCAAAGGCGGCACGGCTTACGGCGAGACCGACGAATTCAGTTACAACATCGTCAAAGACCCGGTCCCCGTCCGCGACCTCCACGCGACTGTTCTGCATATGCTCGGGATCGACCACGAGCGGTTCACCTTCAAGTACCAGGGCCTCGACCAGAAGCTCACGGGGGTCGAACACGCGAATGTGGTCAAGGCGGTTTTGGCGTAG
- a CDS encoding DUF1572 family protein produces MSDLLADLTHEYRRHKDLADKSLAGLSDEAFFASPGEAVNPPAIIVKHLAGNFHSRWTDFLTTDGEKPTRDRDAEFQITTADTRPHLMADWEAAWTVLFVTLSVLTEADMGKTVPIRGEAHTVRQALLRGLTHTVYHIGQILYAARILNAQGDWLTIKPGASRESRPGYFKKPT; encoded by the coding sequence ATGTCCGACCTACTCGCCGACCTGACCCATGAATACCGGCGTCACAAGGATTTGGCCGACAAGTCCCTGGCCGGGCTATCGGACGAGGCGTTCTTCGCCTCACCCGGCGAAGCCGTCAATCCGCCCGCGATTATCGTGAAGCACCTCGCCGGAAACTTCCACTCGCGGTGGACCGATTTCCTGACGACCGACGGGGAAAAGCCGACCCGCGACCGGGACGCCGAGTTTCAGATCACAACCGCGGACACGCGGCCACACCTGATGGCGGACTGGGAAGCCGCATGGACGGTGTTGTTCGTGACCCTTTCCGTCTTGACCGAGGCGGACATGGGGAAGACCGTCCCGATCCGCGGCGAAGCGCATACCGTCCGCCAGGCTCTACTCCGCGGTCTGACGCACACGGTTTACCACATCGGCCAGATCCTGTATGCCGCAAGAATATTGAACGCTCAGGGCGATTGGCTGACGATCAAACCGGGGGCGAGTCGAGAATCACGCCCCGGGTATTTCAAGAAACCGACATAA
- a CDS encoding TerB family tellurite resistance protein, which produces MYTALIIFGILAAAFVVFLVVFVRYAMTVAFQWKMDVFQCARGLRNHLQKLEAVDSADGNAAAVKLAAEYFLKELRGISINRLAEYPGIGPATITRLEEFGFRTLADVATSRFDNLPGIGPSRAADLHAAVSALVRDTQARFDAGAVPEALEYRRLVDASRAANQLDVVARVSEQMVVAEAVRGIQEQLDVAYRVTMWRFLLRRPIPGLTAELLNRPLPYVEERHEPAAEAPAAKAQIPLPPVPEAAGSLAARGGGERFVLPPTPPAPVSPPVDIFAADFRTAPVAKVEPPKGDHPWLPKMRAVVGFAFAVSRCDGKVTKSERKIIRGFLEQKFGHDAFLVRNIDPLMEKIESATPPEAKAVDALLLILPAGERPELFALAERIADASGGRTKKEIETLARIAAAFELKSEKASPTPPPPAVAPAPKPNGAKTGGGPDARPPQVKESPPPVPVPDKSAKDSAEDYRALLEIPVGATLDPDLVRRRYANVSEKLDPTKVAALGPEFVRMAEEKRDRVRAAAEALIAPFGVPLDPPAAPPPPADIRHNPALDALFGD; this is translated from the coding sequence ATGTACACGGCTTTGATCATCTTCGGGATATTGGCGGCCGCGTTCGTCGTATTTCTCGTGGTATTCGTGCGTTACGCGATGACGGTCGCGTTCCAGTGGAAAATGGATGTTTTCCAGTGCGCGCGGGGCCTGCGGAACCACCTGCAAAAGCTCGAAGCGGTGGACTCCGCGGACGGCAACGCCGCGGCCGTAAAACTCGCCGCGGAATACTTCCTCAAGGAATTGCGCGGAATCTCCATCAACCGGCTGGCCGAATACCCCGGCATCGGCCCCGCGACGATCACGCGGCTCGAAGAGTTCGGCTTCCGCACCCTGGCGGACGTGGCCACGTCCCGGTTCGATAACTTGCCGGGCATCGGCCCGTCCCGCGCGGCCGATCTCCACGCGGCCGTGAGTGCGCTCGTTCGCGACACGCAGGCCCGGTTCGACGCGGGGGCCGTCCCCGAAGCCCTGGAATACCGGAGGCTGGTCGACGCGTCTCGCGCCGCCAACCAGCTTGATGTTGTTGCCAGGGTTTCGGAACAGATGGTTGTGGCGGAGGCGGTCCGGGGCATTCAGGAACAACTCGACGTGGCGTACCGTGTGACGATGTGGCGATTTCTCCTTCGGCGGCCCATCCCCGGGTTGACGGCCGAACTCTTGAACCGCCCGCTACCTTACGTCGAAGAGCGTCACGAACCGGCCGCAGAAGCACCCGCGGCGAAAGCCCAGATCCCGTTACCGCCGGTGCCGGAAGCCGCGGGCTCTCTGGCGGCCCGCGGCGGGGGTGAGCGGTTCGTCCTCCCGCCGACCCCGCCTGCCCCTGTTTCCCCGCCGGTCGACATTTTCGCGGCCGACTTTCGGACTGCGCCGGTCGCCAAGGTCGAGCCGCCCAAGGGCGACCACCCGTGGCTGCCGAAGATGCGGGCCGTCGTCGGGTTCGCGTTCGCGGTGTCGCGGTGCGACGGCAAGGTGACGAAGAGCGAGCGGAAAATCATCCGCGGGTTTTTGGAGCAGAAGTTCGGCCACGACGCATTTCTGGTACGGAACATTGATCCCCTGATGGAGAAGATCGAAAGCGCGACTCCGCCCGAAGCCAAGGCGGTCGACGCACTGCTTCTCATCCTGCCCGCGGGCGAACGGCCGGAACTTTTCGCTCTGGCCGAACGGATTGCCGATGCGTCGGGCGGACGAACCAAAAAGGAAATCGAAACCCTGGCGCGGATCGCCGCCGCGTTCGAGTTGAAGTCCGAGAAAGCATCTCCCACTCCTCCGCCACCAGCCGTTGCTCCAGCGCCCAAACCTAACGGTGCGAAGACGGGTGGTGGACCGGACGCGCGGCCACCCCAGGTGAAAGAAAGCCCGCCGCCAGTTCCCGTCCCGGACAAAAGTGCCAAGGATTCGGCCGAAGATTACCGCGCCCTGCTCGAAATACCTGTGGGCGCCACACTCGACCCGGACCTCGTTCGCCGGCGGTACGCGAACGTGTCCGAAAAGCTCGATCCGACCAAAGTGGCGGCGCTCGGGCCGGAATTCGTGCGGATGGCCGAAGAAAAGCGGGATCGGGTTCGCGCCGCGGCCGAGGCGTTGATCGCGCCGTTCGGCGTCCCGCTCGACCCGCCGGCCGCCCCGCCGCCACCGGCCGACATCCGCCACAATCCCGCACTCGACGCCCTTTTCGGAGATTGA
- the brxL gene encoding BREX system Lon protease-like protein BrxL has product MSLFEDHPLTDLDRKVVAALGEKVVVKSLAQETAFQRLPRYVSEYLIAKYVKPESWRDDLVKIRARIKEYLPDLERRELLKDKLLGKGEATLIDNVEARVDLRGGQRWARVPALGDSKVRVSAAIVEQNPGLLLGGLWGTATIKYTPESNADAPNELASFTPFQVGPPDVAAYRAARSQFTSDEWAALVLQSAGYAAAAFPDRRSRLLLFARMVPLVERNVNLIELGPRQTGKTFLLRNLSPRVFTISGGKTSPANLFVNLATKQVGILGTRKVVVFDEIAQTTFADENETISTLKDYMESGQFSRGALGFSSDAGLVFAGNIDVDGHLPHPKYTHLLEPLPSELIDSAFQDRIHAYIPGWEVPKITPASVATGVGFVTDYFGEVLVQLREDSFADRVRDVPLHAGLTRRDQTAVERVTSGLIKLLYPDGNLSQPELLELVTFACELRQRVHQQLCALAPGEFKPRLIAPAEVASHTAPDLQPRIVAPAQDRLNTEATTGAVTGLAVTTNAAGQEVSGELILIQVSALNGSPSVEVTGLHGGALRDSVRAVYNLVRANFRDFGIPEQRLKTQTVAVHLVKIAEPKDGPSAGLAFAIGIVSALANRAIKPGFAFSGEVALHGDVGPVGGLVHKITAAARAGRKHVVIPAANASIVNELPAELKGTIEIHPVATAKEAIALAMV; this is encoded by the coding sequence GTGTCGTTGTTCGAAGACCACCCGCTCACAGATCTGGACCGCAAAGTCGTCGCCGCGCTGGGCGAAAAGGTGGTAGTCAAGTCGTTGGCCCAGGAGACCGCCTTCCAGCGATTGCCGCGGTACGTTTCCGAGTACCTGATCGCCAAGTACGTCAAACCCGAATCCTGGCGGGACGACCTCGTTAAAATCCGGGCCCGGATCAAGGAATACTTACCCGATCTCGAACGCCGCGAGTTGCTCAAGGACAAGCTGCTCGGGAAAGGCGAGGCCACGCTGATCGACAACGTCGAGGCGCGCGTCGACCTGCGCGGCGGGCAGCGGTGGGCGCGGGTGCCGGCTCTGGGCGACTCCAAGGTGCGCGTGTCCGCGGCCATCGTCGAACAAAACCCCGGCCTGTTGCTCGGCGGCCTGTGGGGAACGGCAACGATCAAATACACGCCGGAATCCAACGCGGACGCGCCGAACGAATTAGCCTCATTCACGCCGTTCCAGGTCGGCCCGCCTGACGTGGCCGCGTACCGGGCCGCCCGGAGCCAGTTCACGAGCGACGAGTGGGCCGCCCTTGTCCTCCAGAGCGCCGGCTACGCGGCCGCCGCGTTCCCCGATCGCCGTTCGCGATTGCTGTTGTTCGCGCGGATGGTGCCGCTGGTCGAGCGGAACGTGAACCTGATCGAACTCGGACCTCGGCAGACCGGGAAGACGTTTCTGCTGCGAAACCTGTCCCCCCGCGTGTTCACGATCTCGGGCGGAAAGACGTCGCCCGCCAACCTGTTCGTCAACCTGGCCACCAAGCAGGTCGGCATCCTCGGCACGCGGAAGGTCGTGGTCTTCGACGAGATCGCCCAGACGACGTTCGCCGACGAAAACGAAACGATCTCCACGCTCAAGGACTACATGGAGAGCGGACAATTCAGCCGCGGGGCGCTCGGCTTTTCGTCCGACGCCGGGCTGGTCTTCGCCGGGAATATCGATGTCGACGGGCACCTGCCGCACCCGAAGTACACGCACCTGCTCGAACCGCTCCCGTCCGAACTGATCGACTCGGCCTTTCAGGACCGGATTCACGCTTACATACCGGGCTGGGAAGTCCCGAAGATCACGCCCGCGTCGGTGGCGACCGGGGTCGGCTTCGTGACCGACTACTTTGGTGAAGTCCTCGTCCAGCTCCGGGAAGACAGTTTCGCGGACCGCGTTCGCGACGTGCCGCTGCACGCCGGCCTCACCCGCCGGGACCAGACGGCCGTGGAGCGGGTCACATCCGGCCTGATTAAACTGCTCTACCCGGACGGGAACCTGAGCCAGCCGGAATTGCTCGAACTGGTCACGTTCGCCTGCGAACTGCGCCAGCGCGTCCACCAACAGCTTTGCGCGCTCGCGCCGGGCGAGTTCAAGCCGCGGCTGATCGCCCCCGCCGAGGTCGCGAGCCACACCGCCCCGGACCTGCAACCGAGAATTGTCGCGCCCGCCCAGGATCGGCTGAACACCGAAGCAACGACCGGCGCCGTGACCGGGCTCGCCGTGACGACCAACGCGGCCGGGCAGGAGGTGAGCGGGGAGTTGATCTTGATTCAGGTCTCCGCCCTGAACGGCTCGCCGTCCGTGGAAGTCACCGGCTTACATGGCGGCGCTCTGCGGGATTCGGTCCGCGCCGTTTACAATTTGGTCCGCGCCAACTTCCGCGATTTCGGCATCCCCGAACAGCGGCTCAAGACCCAGACCGTTGCGGTCCACCTGGTCAAGATCGCCGAGCCGAAAGACGGCCCGTCGGCCGGCCTCGCGTTCGCCATTGGGATCGTTTCCGCGCTGGCGAACCGCGCGATCAAGCCTGGGTTCGCGTTCTCCGGCGAAGTCGCACTTCACGGCGACGTGGGCCCGGTCGGCGGGCTCGTTCACAAGATCACGGCCGCCGCTCGCGCGGGACGCAAGCACGTCGTCATTCCGGCCGCGAACGCGAGCATCGTGAACGAACTGCCAGCCGAGTTGAAGGGGACCATCGAGATCCACCCCGTCGCCACGGCCAAGGAGGCGATCGCGCTGGCGATGGTGTAG
- a CDS encoding transposase, with amino-acid sequence MLPPPESPLAADRLIRIVRDRFKHVPDTRTEPTISLRDALLSGFALFFLKSPSLLAFERERTTNTFNLQALFGLKQIPCDTHMRTILDDIDPRLLRPAFTDLFRHLQRGKYLERFVSFRGPDLLASDGTTHFSSDKIHGPRCLQKRSRNGVVSYHHRMLGMALVHPDFREVVPLCPEPIIQQDGTTKGDGERSASARALKDFRREHPKRPVIIVEDALRAEGPHVRILKPHRIPLILSVKPGKQTHLFAPMNQADEDRRQADDGVREPMAQDLGAQMDQAEQDGRVQVLTLVDPDGTVHHDRWLTDAALNKTYADERVGMLDYWELGARDVRHFRCITDLELTAGTVSDVARGGRARWRIENETFNTLKNRDYAFEHNFGHGRNHLATVFALLMMLAFLVDQAQQIGDGLFQALWAKMGSKRRLWKKVQSLFECFHFPSFRQLYETLLNFQKMPHPNTS; translated from the coding sequence ATGTTGCCACCGCCCGAATCGCCCCTGGCCGCGGATCGGCTGATCCGGATCGTCCGCGATCGGTTCAAGCACGTCCCCGACACGCGCACCGAACCGACCATCTCGTTGCGGGATGCGTTGCTCTCCGGGTTCGCCCTCTTCTTCCTCAAGTCCCCGTCCCTGTTGGCCTTCGAACGCGAGCGCACGACCAACACGTTCAACCTGCAGGCTCTGTTCGGGTTGAAACAGATCCCCTGCGACACCCACATGCGGACCATCCTAGATGACATCGATCCCCGCCTCCTCCGACCGGCCTTCACCGATCTGTTTCGCCACCTCCAGCGTGGCAAATACCTCGAACGGTTCGTCTCCTTTCGGGGGCCTGATTTGCTGGCCAGCGATGGCACCACCCACTTCTCGTCCGACAAAATCCATGGCCCGCGTTGCCTCCAGAAACGCAGCCGCAACGGCGTCGTCAGCTACCATCACCGGATGCTCGGGATGGCGTTGGTCCATCCCGACTTCCGCGAAGTCGTTCCCCTGTGCCCGGAACCCATCATCCAACAAGACGGGACCACGAAGGGGGATGGCGAGCGGAGCGCGTCGGCGCGGGCTTTAAAAGACTTCCGCCGGGAACATCCCAAACGGCCGGTGATCATCGTGGAAGACGCCCTCCGCGCCGAGGGTCCGCACGTCCGCATCCTCAAGCCACACCGCATCCCCTTGATTTTGAGCGTCAAGCCCGGCAAACAGACGCACCTGTTCGCACCGATGAACCAGGCGGACGAGGATCGCCGCCAGGCCGACGACGGGGTCCGCGAGCCGATGGCCCAGGATCTCGGCGCGCAGATGGACCAAGCGGAACAGGATGGCCGCGTCCAGGTGTTGACGTTGGTCGACCCCGACGGGACCGTTCACCATGACCGTTGGCTGACCGACGCCGCGTTGAACAAGACCTACGCCGACGAGCGGGTCGGCATGCTCGATTACTGGGAACTCGGGGCGCGGGACGTGCGGCATTTCCGTTGTATCACGGATCTGGAACTGACGGCCGGAACCGTGTCCGACGTCGCCCGAGGCGGGCGGGCGCGGTGGCGGATCGAGAACGAGACGTTCAACACTCTCAAGAACCGGGACTATGCGTTCGAGCACAATTTCGGCCACGGCCGGAATCATTTGGCGACGGTCTTTGCCCTGCTCATGATGTTGGCGTTTCTGGTCGACCAAGCCCAGCAGATCGGCGACGGGCTATTTCAAGCGCTCTGGGCGAAGATGGGAAGCAAGCGGCGCTTGTGGAAGAAGGTTCAGAGTCTGTTCGAGTGCTTCCATTTCCCCTCGTTCCGGCAACTTTACGAAACGTTGTTGAACTTTCAGAAGATGCCGCACCCGAATACCAGTTAG
- the pilM gene encoding type IV pilus assembly protein PilM, with product MAKPFGVWGIDIGQCALKALRLEMIDGQPTATAFDYIEHPKILSQPDADPDALTREALEKFLSRNPIGKDQVAIGIAGQSGLVRFVKLPPVEEKKVADIVKFEAKQQIPFPLEEVVWDFQKIAGGEAVGGFAMETEIGLFAMKRDIINKNLGFYQTAGSEVHLVQMAPLALCNYATYEILKKSEPGAAGAPAAEGAEPEAAVEDDTPRGKKRCAVVLDVGTDSANLIITDGGKIIWQRPIPLGGNHFTRALTKEMKLTFAKAEHLKRNAAKSPDLAQILRALRPVLTEFVGEVQRSLGYFTNTHRDAHVAYLVGLGSAFRLPGLQKYLSEKLSLDVRKPTKVERLAGDQVLNDPTFTENLLTFPVAYGLALQGLGMARLKTNLLPQEVRVERLIRAKKPFVAAAAAALLVGTGFLAVGYGAQLSAVTDPKIQTAIDSAKGSVTRATSQASEWTAKEAEVKKTTDEVKAIIVGNDERLNWVRFQEVLMLALPRHGNEQMGGNLTEVTKSDKLDVNQPDFWNNVNGNRAFEKYKDRLKSGLPLEKMFDDDLAQYLATVNLEAVYERYTDNVAAFLTAADDQVKMRLSYNIADDMLESEREMDEANKRYKPKPPSDAPAAPGGAPAAPSPAGASTGGGAWVIELRGYTYNEGGTNFLKQCLLRNLQKFDKFAEINKGDQKVAKVIPGGVDPIKGRVSHAFLLFSLVDDQPTPGQFKWINRNYADWLIAKSSAGGADPSGGMSKGLPGGMGGGPPPGGMGGMSPPPGGGGMAVPGGPGGPGGAGGPVGTSWSPLTGSTQFAGGGMGGPGGIGPMAPPGGMGGLGGGLGATGGDTAEPTWGSQATGSGPGMMGGPGMMPPRGEMPGGPGGPGVPGTAGTPGANAKKKPRYEFTVYLIWREPTPTDPTPTAGGS from the coding sequence ATGGCGAAACCGTTCGGCGTTTGGGGCATCGACATCGGTCAATGCGCCCTCAAAGCACTTCGCCTCGAAATGATCGACGGACAACCGACCGCGACCGCCTTCGACTACATCGAACACCCGAAAATCCTCTCCCAGCCGGACGCCGACCCGGACGCGCTCACCCGCGAAGCCCTGGAAAAGTTCCTCTCCCGGAACCCCATCGGCAAGGACCAGGTCGCCATCGGCATCGCCGGCCAGAGCGGCCTCGTCCGCTTCGTCAAACTGCCGCCGGTCGAGGAGAAGAAGGTCGCGGACATCGTCAAGTTCGAGGCCAAGCAACAGATCCCGTTCCCCCTCGAAGAAGTCGTCTGGGACTTCCAGAAGATCGCCGGCGGCGAGGCCGTCGGCGGGTTCGCGATGGAGACCGAAATCGGCCTCTTCGCGATGAAGCGGGACATTATCAACAAGAACCTCGGGTTCTATCAGACGGCGGGGTCCGAAGTCCACCTCGTCCAGATGGCCCCGCTCGCGTTGTGCAACTACGCCACCTACGAAATCCTCAAGAAGTCCGAGCCGGGCGCGGCGGGGGCACCGGCGGCCGAAGGGGCCGAACCCGAGGCGGCCGTGGAAGACGACACGCCCCGCGGAAAGAAACGGTGCGCGGTCGTCCTCGACGTGGGCACCGACAGCGCGAACCTCATCATCACGGACGGCGGGAAGATCATCTGGCAGCGGCCGATCCCGCTCGGCGGCAACCACTTCACCCGCGCCCTGACGAAGGAAATGAAGCTGACGTTCGCCAAGGCCGAACACCTGAAACGGAACGCCGCCAAGTCGCCGGACCTGGCCCAGATCCTTCGCGCCCTCCGCCCGGTTCTGACCGAGTTCGTCGGCGAAGTCCAGCGGTCGCTCGGGTACTTCACCAACACCCACCGGGACGCCCACGTCGCGTATCTGGTGGGGCTCGGCAGCGCCTTCCGTCTCCCGGGCCTTCAGAAGTACCTGTCCGAAAAGCTCTCGCTCGACGTCCGCAAGCCGACCAAGGTCGAGCGGCTCGCCGGCGATCAGGTGCTGAACGACCCGACGTTCACGGAAAACCTGCTCACCTTCCCGGTCGCCTACGGGCTCGCCCTGCAGGGGCTCGGGATGGCCCGCCTGAAGACGAACTTGCTCCCGCAAGAAGTCCGCGTCGAGCGGTTGATCCGCGCGAAGAAGCCGTTCGTGGCCGCGGCCGCGGCCGCCCTCCTGGTCGGGACCGGGTTCCTGGCCGTGGGCTACGGCGCCCAGCTCTCGGCCGTGACCGACCCGAAAATCCAGACAGCGATCGACAGCGCCAAGGGGTCGGTCACGAGAGCCACCTCCCAGGCCTCGGAGTGGACCGCGAAGGAGGCCGAGGTCAAGAAGACGACCGACGAGGTAAAGGCGATCATCGTCGGGAACGACGAGCGGTTGAATTGGGTGCGGTTCCAGGAAGTCCTCATGCTCGCCCTCCCGCGGCACGGGAACGAGCAGATGGGCGGTAACCTGACCGAGGTCACGAAGTCCGACAAGCTCGACGTCAACCAGCCGGATTTCTGGAACAACGTGAACGGGAACCGGGCGTTCGAGAAATACAAAGACCGCCTCAAATCCGGGCTCCCGCTCGAAAAGATGTTCGACGACGACCTGGCCCAGTACCTCGCTACCGTCAACCTGGAAGCCGTCTACGAACGGTATACCGACAACGTCGCCGCGTTCCTGACCGCCGCCGACGATCAGGTCAAAATGCGACTGTCCTACAACATCGCCGACGACATGCTCGAGTCCGAGCGGGAAATGGACGAGGCGAACAAGCGGTACAAGCCGAAGCCCCCGTCCGACGCGCCCGCCGCGCCGGGTGGGGCGCCCGCCGCACCCAGTCCGGCCGGAGCATCCACCGGGGGCGGGGCGTGGGTCATCGAACTCCGCGGTTACACCTACAACGAAGGCGGCACGAACTTTCTCAAACAGTGTCTACTCCGCAATTTGCAGAAATTCGACAAGTTCGCCGAGATTAACAAAGGGGACCAAAAAGTCGCCAAGGTTATTCCCGGCGGGGTCGACCCGATCAAGGGCCGGGTGAGCCACGCGTTCCTGCTCTTCTCGCTGGTGGACGACCAACCGACGCCCGGGCAGTTCAAGTGGATCAACCGGAATTATGCCGACTGGCTGATCGCCAAGAGTTCGGCCGGCGGCGCCGACCCTTCGGGCGGCATGAGCAAGGGGTTGCCCGGCGGGATGGGAGGGGGACCGCCGCCCGGCGGGATGGGGGGAATGTCTCCCCCCCCCGGCGGCGGCGGGATGGCGGTACCCGGCGGTCCCGGCGGCCCAGGGGGAGCCGGCGGCCCGGTCGGCACTTCGTGGTCGCCGCTGACCGGTTCGACTCAATTCGCCGGCGGCGGGATGGGCGGACCCGGTGGCATCGGCCCCATGGCCCCTCCCGGTGGCATGGGCGGCCTGGGGGGTGGGTTGGGGGCGACCGGCGGAGACACGGCCGAGCCGACGTGGGGTTCTCAGGCTACCGGAAGCGGCCCCGGCATGATGGGCGGACCGGGAATGATGCCCCCGCGCGGCGAAATGCCGGGCGGCCCGGGCGGACCCGGGGTACCCGGCACAGCTGGGACACCCGGGGCGAACGCGAAAAAGAAGCCCCGGTACGAGTTCACCGTCTATCTCATCTGGCGAGAACCGACCCCGACCGACCCGACCCCGACGGCAGGCGGGTCGTGA
- a CDS encoding TatD family hydrolase, with translation MPPPLIDTHAHLDDARFAADLPDVLARASAAGVGRIVTIGVDAATSRAAVELAGRFPRQLAAAVGIQPNHVAEAGPGDWDEIVRAVADPHVVAVGETGLDRYWDRAPFPLQEEYFARHLELARRVGKPVVIHCREADADVVRMLKAEFDRWGPVRGIMHSFCGDADTARACLDMGLYLSFAGMLTYKSSDALRAVARTVPLDRLLVETDSPYLAPVPVRGKRNEPAFVAHTAAYLAAIRDVGPDVVADQTTQNARTLFGFK, from the coding sequence ATGCCCCCTCCGCTCATCGACACGCACGCCCACCTGGACGACGCCCGCTTTGCGGCCGACCTGCCGGACGTCCTCGCCCGGGCGTCCGCGGCCGGGGTCGGGCGGATCGTCACGATCGGGGTCGACGCGGCGACGAGCCGGGCGGCGGTCGAGCTGGCGGGTCGCTTCCCGCGCCAGCTCGCGGCGGCCGTGGGTATTCAGCCGAACCACGTCGCGGAGGCCGGGCCGGGCGACTGGGACGAGATCGTCCGGGCGGTCGCCGACCCCCACGTCGTCGCGGTCGGGGAGACCGGCCTGGATCGCTACTGGGACCGGGCGCCGTTTCCCCTCCAGGAAGAGTACTTCGCCCGCCACCTGGAACTCGCCCGACGGGTCGGCAAGCCGGTCGTCATCCACTGCCGGGAAGCCGACGCCGACGTGGTCCGCATGCTGAAAGCCGAGTTCGACCGGTGGGGGCCGGTCCGCGGGATCATGCACTCGTTCTGCGGCGACGCGGACACCGCCCGGGCTTGCCTGGACATGGGCCTGTATCTGTCCTTCGCCGGGATGCTGACGTACAAGTCGTCCGACGCACTGCGGGCCGTCGCCCGGACTGTGCCCCTGGACCGCCTACTCGTGGAAACGGACAGCCCGTACCTGGCTCCCGTCCCCGTTCGCGGGAAGCGGAACGAGCCGGCGTTCGTGGCCCACACGGCGGCGTACCTCGCGGCGATCCGGGACGTCGGCCCGGACGTCGTCGCCGACCAGACGACGCAGAACGCGCGGACGCTTTTCGGGTTCAAATGA